One genomic window of Haliotis asinina isolate JCU_RB_2024 chromosome 4, JCU_Hal_asi_v2, whole genome shotgun sequence includes the following:
- the LOC137281135 gene encoding uncharacterized protein: METETDNKLPFLDVLVQRENNTITTSVYRKPIHTGQHIHFSSYHPIQVKRGVIATLTRRVKNISSTPELLEIELNHLRHAFTTYNECPPSFVNQTIKSTLHPTTKSPRQQSAPFTISIPYIGSTSHHIHRLLIQQTNIDVTFQRGNSTQNLLQATGRPTASQKPEPAGVVYNIECVCGDTFVGETSRPLINRLKEHQTS; the protein is encoded by the coding sequence atggaaacagagacaGACAACAAACTCCCCTTCCTAGATGTACTGGTGCAGAGAGAAAacaacaccatcaccacaagCGTATACCGCAAGCCAATCCACACCGGCCAACACATCCATTTCTCCTCCTACCATCCCATCCAAGTCAAGAGAGGCGTTATCGCAACCCTGACCCGTCGTGTCAAAAACATCTCCTCTACACCTGAACTACTCGAGATCGAGCTGAACCATCTCAGACATGCCTTCACAACCTATAACGAATGCCCGCCCTCCTTTGTCAACCAGACCATCAAGAGCACCCTCCATCCAACCACCAAGAGCCCCAGACAACAATCAGCTCCCTTCACCATCAGCATCCCGTACATTGGATCAACTAGCCACCACATCCACAGACTCCTGATACAACAGACCAACATCGACGTCACCTTCCAAAGAGGAAACAGCACCCAAAACCTCTTGCAAGCAACAGGCAGACCCACAGCATCCCAGAAGCCAGAACCAGCAGGTGTAGTGTACAACATTGAATGTGTCTGCGGTGACACCTTTGTTGGTGAGACCTCCAGACCCCTCATCAACAGActcaaggaacaccagaccagTTAG